One stretch of Chryseobacterium fluminis DNA includes these proteins:
- a CDS encoding peroxiredoxin, which translates to MSIKLGDTAPNFQAESSLGDIDFYHYLGNSWGILFSHPADYTPVCTTELGYTSKLKSEFEKRGTKVIALSVDGVEDHQNWIKDINETQNTEVQFPIIADKGRKVSELYDFIHPNASATATVRSLLIIDPEKKVRLIITYPASTGRNFDEILRVLDSLQLVDSHKIATPVNWKDGDDVIVPPTISTEDARKIFPKGVTEIKPYLRYTPQPNT; encoded by the coding sequence ATGTCAATTAAACTGGGAGACACCGCACCGAACTTTCAAGCTGAATCATCTTTAGGTGATATTGATTTTTATCATTATTTAGGAAATTCATGGGGAATTCTTTTCTCACATCCGGCAGACTATACACCGGTTTGTACTACAGAACTTGGCTATACCTCAAAGTTAAAATCCGAATTTGAGAAAAGGGGAACAAAAGTGATAGCCTTAAGTGTGGATGGAGTAGAAGACCATCAGAACTGGATTAAAGATATTAATGAAACTCAAAATACAGAAGTACAGTTTCCCATTATTGCGGACAAAGGAAGAAAGGTTTCGGAACTGTATGATTTTATTCATCCGAATGCCTCAGCGACAGCCACTGTACGGTCTTTACTCATTATAGATCCGGAAAAGAAAGTGAGGTTAATCATAACGTATCCCGCATCTACAGGAAGAAATTTCGATGAAATTTTAAGAGTACTCGATTCTCTGCAGTTAGTAGATTCTCATAAAATAGCAACGCCTGTCAACTGGAAGGATGGAGATGACGTCATCGTTCCCCCAACGATTTCTACAGAAGATGCCAGAAAGATATTTCCAAAGGGTGTTACTGAAATAAAGCCTTATCTGAGATATACCCCTCAACCTAATACATGA
- a CDS encoding ABC-F family ATP-binding cassette domain-containing protein: protein MNYVSVENLTKSYGIKVLFENVSFHVNEGDKIAIVAKNGSGKSTLLKILMGKEIADSGNVMINKDIQVVLFDQEIDFDPDLTIDEFMMTLDSAPILALKNYHKSLHSTDHDFIEKALSEMEAHKAWDLENEMKQILSQLKITDLEARMGTLSGGQIKRVALAKLLTETRAEHRHTLLIMDEPTNHLDVEMVEWLESYLSKAKITLLLVTHDRYFLDAVCGIIWEMEDKNLYVHNGSYATYLENKMIREDNMNATIDKANNLYRKELEWMRRQPKARTTKSKSRIDDFYETEKIAKTDTRKESLELDFEMKRLGNKILELRNISKSYGDKLLLKDFSYQFQRGEKVGIVGKNGAGKSTLLNIIQGLEPKDSGEIETGETIKFGYFSQKGLQYKEDERVIDFIKEISENFPLANGRTISASQFLRLFLFDDQTQYSPISKLSGGEKRRLHLMYILYQNPNFLIFDEPTNDLDLPTLTVLENFLLNFQGSLIIVSHDRYFMDRIVDHILAFEGDGKIKDFIGNFSEYREAKSKEEALGKTTASKPEPVKENITPVPPAAKKKKLSFKEQRELEMIEKEMPELEEKRAKILDQLNNESDYEKIATLSAQLEDISENLESHEMRWIELQEALGEG, encoded by the coding sequence ATGAATTACGTTTCTGTCGAAAATCTTACCAAATCTTACGGGATCAAAGTATTGTTCGAAAATGTCTCTTTTCACGTTAATGAAGGTGACAAAATAGCCATCGTTGCCAAAAACGGAAGCGGAAAGTCTACCCTCTTAAAAATATTAATGGGGAAGGAAATTGCAGACAGCGGAAATGTGATGATCAATAAAGATATCCAGGTTGTCCTGTTTGATCAGGAAATAGATTTTGATCCTGATCTTACGATTGATGAATTTATGATGACTCTGGATTCCGCACCGATCCTGGCTCTGAAAAACTATCATAAGTCACTGCATTCGACAGACCATGATTTTATTGAAAAGGCATTGTCTGAAATGGAAGCTCATAAAGCCTGGGATCTTGAAAATGAAATGAAACAAATTCTTTCCCAGCTTAAAATAACGGACCTTGAGGCCAGAATGGGAACGCTTTCCGGAGGTCAGATCAAACGTGTGGCTTTGGCAAAGTTACTGACGGAAACAAGAGCCGAACACCGCCATACTTTACTAATTATGGATGAGCCTACCAACCACCTTGATGTGGAAATGGTGGAATGGCTGGAAAGCTATCTGAGCAAAGCAAAAATAACCTTACTCCTGGTAACGCACGACCGTTATTTTCTGGATGCAGTCTGTGGGATCATCTGGGAAATGGAAGATAAAAACCTATATGTTCATAACGGTTCATATGCTACCTATCTAGAAAATAAAATGATCCGGGAGGATAATATGAATGCCACGATTGATAAGGCCAACAATCTCTACAGAAAAGAACTGGAATGGATGCGCAGACAGCCTAAGGCAAGAACGACAAAATCCAAATCGAGAATCGATGATTTTTACGAAACTGAAAAGATCGCTAAAACCGATACCCGGAAAGAATCGTTAGAGCTTGATTTCGAAATGAAAAGGCTCGGGAACAAAATTTTAGAACTCAGGAACATTTCCAAAAGTTATGGAGACAAATTACTGTTGAAAGATTTCAGCTATCAGTTTCAGCGTGGCGAAAAAGTAGGGATTGTAGGAAAAAACGGTGCCGGAAAATCTACGCTGTTAAATATTATCCAGGGCCTGGAGCCAAAAGATTCAGGGGAAATAGAAACGGGAGAAACTATTAAATTCGGATATTTTTCACAAAAAGGTCTTCAATACAAAGAAGACGAAAGGGTAATCGACTTCATTAAAGAAATTTCTGAAAATTTTCCTTTGGCAAACGGCAGAACGATTTCGGCCTCGCAGTTTCTGAGATTGTTTTTATTTGATGACCAGACCCAATATTCTCCGATTTCAAAACTTTCGGGTGGTGAAAAAAGAAGACTTCATCTGATGTATATTCTGTATCAGAATCCTAACTTTCTGATATTTGATGAACCTACCAATGATCTGGACCTTCCGACGCTTACCGTACTGGAAAATTTCCTGCTTAATTTCCAGGGAAGCTTAATTATTGTTTCCCACGACAGGTATTTTATGGACAGAATTGTGGATCATATTTTAGCCTTCGAGGGAGACGGGAAAATTAAAGATTTTATCGGTAATTTCTCCGAGTACCGCGAAGCAAAGAGCAAAGAAGAGGCACTGGGAAAGACAACCGCCTCAAAACCTGAACCGGTAAAGGAAAATATTACTCCTGTGCCACCTGCAGCAAAAAAGAAAAAACTTTCTTTTAAGGAACAGCGCGAACTGGAGATGATCGAAAAAGAAATGCCTGAGCTTGAAGAAAAACGTGCGAAAATTCTGGATCAGCTCAATAATGAAAGTGATTATGAAAAAATTGCCACCCTTTCAGCACAGTTAGAAGATATCTCTGAAAACCTTGAAAGCCATGAAATGAGATGGATTGAACTTCAGGAAGCTTTAGGAGAAGGATAA
- a CDS encoding TonB-dependent siderophore receptor gives MKKDLMTVGLLLSAICFTAQMKKTETDTIRIQTIEDVNLHKTGNPNKAKPLSTKSNLTVMETPQPIAIVTHEIIEQQQARQLSDVIKNVNGIYITSSRGGSQDSFGGRGFTFGNDNIFKNGSRVSSGVFPEVTGLERVEVLKGANAMLYGNVGPGGIVNLITKKPKFEFGGTLGFSAGSWNSYKPTVDIYSPLSKNVAVRVNGAYEYAESFRDLVKSKKNYLNPSFLFNLSENTQLIVEGDYLYHNFTPDFGIGSVVDDATGISRLATEISRNQFLGTDWQYQTTQQATTDVILNHKFNKNWALNAVASYQNYTKDYFSTERIRWIYNSKDNNFNPAWTRPVGKTYNEQNYTSLQINLNGEFKTGNIHHKLLVGTDGDYSQADTQNFKLSTTTLDKFFLNDPSTWINEAPMPASDKTFRRRISTRRFGLYAQDLVELTKSLKVLAGVRYSYLTNGESSDKIFMPGFTPPAASAKTEDHAFSPKAGIIYNPNDNISVFATYTNSFVPNTGTTVHFEALKPSTVDQYEIGVKKNVFNSAVAVNLTAYQIVNNNTYTTAIVGPDGQANSNTSLKEYAGRVRSRGAELDITGNPLSNLSLIGGVSYNHAEYTETPDKTGYVENQRLVRTPAVTANASVFYTFTRFAKGLKIGTTAFYTGDRKAGWNDLKNQKQITRMIDVGGFTTIDVSMGYEWKKLVIQGKIGNLFDVVNYNVHENYSVNPITPRNYYFTLTYKL, from the coding sequence ATGAAAAAAGATCTAATGACTGTAGGGTTATTGCTTTCGGCAATATGCTTTACTGCACAAATGAAAAAAACAGAGACCGATACCATCAGAATTCAGACGATCGAGGATGTGAATCTTCATAAAACCGGAAATCCTAACAAAGCCAAACCATTATCTACAAAGTCCAATCTCACAGTGATGGAAACACCACAGCCGATTGCTATTGTTACGCACGAGATCATAGAGCAGCAACAGGCCAGACAATTGAGTGATGTCATTAAAAACGTAAACGGAATCTATATTACCTCTTCCAGAGGAGGCTCACAGGACAGTTTCGGAGGACGTGGTTTTACATTCGGAAATGATAATATATTCAAGAACGGTTCTCGGGTGAGCAGCGGCGTCTTTCCTGAAGTGACGGGTCTGGAAAGAGTGGAAGTGCTAAAAGGTGCCAACGCCATGCTTTATGGAAACGTTGGTCCCGGCGGCATTGTCAATCTGATCACCAAAAAACCGAAATTCGAATTTGGAGGCACCTTGGGTTTTAGTGCAGGAAGCTGGAATTCATACAAACCTACGGTTGACATTTACAGCCCATTGTCTAAAAATGTTGCGGTACGGGTAAATGGAGCCTACGAATATGCGGAGAGCTTCAGAGATCTTGTAAAATCTAAAAAAAATTACTTAAATCCATCATTTCTTTTCAATCTGAGTGAAAATACGCAGCTGATTGTAGAAGGCGATTATCTATATCATAATTTTACGCCCGATTTCGGGATTGGAAGCGTTGTAGATGATGCAACAGGAATCTCAAGACTGGCAACGGAAATCAGCCGAAATCAGTTTCTGGGAACAGACTGGCAATACCAGACCACCCAACAGGCCACGACGGATGTTATCTTAAATCATAAGTTTAATAAAAACTGGGCACTGAATGCGGTAGCTTCCTATCAGAATTACACGAAAGATTATTTTTCGACAGAGCGGATCCGCTGGATTTATAATTCAAAAGACAATAATTTCAATCCTGCATGGACAAGGCCTGTCGGAAAAACCTATAATGAGCAGAATTATACTTCGTTACAGATTAATTTAAATGGTGAGTTTAAAACCGGAAATATCCACCACAAACTATTGGTAGGTACCGATGGAGATTATAGTCAGGCTGATACTCAAAATTTCAAATTAAGCACAACCACATTAGACAAATTCTTTCTTAATGATCCCTCGACATGGATAAATGAGGCTCCAATGCCTGCTTCGGATAAGACATTCCGAAGAAGAATATCCACCCGCAGATTCGGATTGTATGCGCAGGATCTTGTAGAATTAACGAAATCTTTAAAGGTACTGGCAGGGGTGCGGTACTCTTATCTGACGAATGGGGAATCTTCAGACAAAATCTTTATGCCCGGCTTTACTCCTCCTGCAGCCAGTGCAAAAACCGAAGATCATGCTTTTTCTCCAAAAGCCGGTATTATTTATAATCCGAATGATAACATCTCGGTTTTCGCCACCTACACCAATTCATTTGTTCCCAATACAGGAACAACAGTACATTTTGAAGCTTTGAAGCCCTCTACGGTCGATCAGTATGAAATTGGTGTTAAAAAGAATGTCTTCAATAGCGCAGTGGCTGTTAACTTAACTGCATACCAGATTGTCAATAACAATACGTACACCACAGCAATAGTTGGTCCAGATGGTCAAGCAAACTCCAATACCAGTTTAAAAGAGTATGCAGGTAGGGTTAGAAGCAGAGGGGCGGAACTGGATATTACGGGAAATCCTTTAAGCAATCTGTCCTTGATTGGGGGAGTTTCTTATAACCATGCAGAATATACAGAAACTCCTGACAAAACCGGTTATGTTGAAAACCAAAGATTAGTCAGAACACCGGCTGTAACGGCCAATGCTTCCGTATTTTATACCTTCACCCGTTTTGCCAAAGGATTGAAGATCGGAACAACAGCCTTCTACACCGGTGACAGAAAAGCGGGCTGGAACGACCTTAAAAACCAAAAACAGATTACCCGAATGATCGACGTTGGCGGCTTCACCACCATAGATGTCAGTATGGGCTACGAATGGAAAAAATTAGTAATTCAGGGAAAAATCGGAAACCTGTTCGATGTAGTGAATTACAACGTCCATGAAAATTACTCTGTGAATCCCATTACTCCACGAAACTATTATTTCACATTAACCTATAAATTGTAG
- the sucC gene encoding ADP-forming succinate--CoA ligase subunit beta: MNLHEYQSKEILSKYGVAIQRGYVANNVDEAVAAAEKLTAETGAQGWVVKAQIHAGGRGKGGGVKFSPNMDKLKENAQNIIGMQLITPQTSAEGKLVNSVLVAEDVYYPGETETKEFYVSILLDRAEGKNTIVYSTEGGMDIEHVAEVTPHLIHNELIDPALGLQGFQARKIAFNLGLEGNAFKEFVKFISSLYNAYTGIDASLFEINPVLKTSDNKIIAVDAKVTLDGNSLFRHKDLEALRDTREEDPIDVEAGEAGLNFVKLDGNVACMVNGAGLAMATMDIIKLSGGNPANFLDVGGTADAQRVQTAFGIILRDPNVKAILINIFGGIVRCDRVAQGVVDAYKAMGSLPVPLIVRLQGTNAVEAKQLIDDSGLPVHSAITLEEAANKVKEVLA, from the coding sequence TCTTCACGAGTATCAATCAAAAGAGATTTTATCAAAGTACGGAGTAGCTATCCAACGTGGTTACGTAGCAAATAACGTAGACGAAGCGGTAGCGGCTGCTGAAAAACTAACTGCTGAAACCGGCGCTCAGGGATGGGTTGTAAAAGCACAGATTCACGCAGGCGGACGTGGTAAAGGAGGCGGTGTTAAGTTCTCTCCGAATATGGATAAACTTAAAGAAAACGCGCAGAACATCATCGGAATGCAGTTGATTACTCCGCAGACTTCTGCTGAAGGCAAATTGGTAAATTCTGTATTGGTTGCAGAGGATGTATATTATCCGGGAGAAACAGAAACTAAAGAATTTTATGTTTCTATTCTTTTAGACAGAGCTGAAGGTAAAAATACGATCGTATATTCTACTGAAGGTGGAATGGATATCGAGCACGTTGCTGAGGTAACTCCTCATTTGATTCACAATGAACTGATCGATCCTGCTTTGGGTCTTCAGGGTTTCCAGGCCAGAAAAATTGCTTTCAATTTAGGTCTTGAAGGAAATGCATTTAAAGAATTTGTAAAATTTATCTCTTCTTTATACAATGCATATACAGGAATTGATGCCTCTCTTTTTGAAATCAACCCTGTGCTGAAAACTTCTGATAATAAAATTATCGCTGTAGATGCTAAAGTAACTTTGGATGGAAACTCATTATTCCGTCACAAAGATCTTGAGGCGCTTAGAGATACGAGAGAAGAAGATCCTATTGATGTTGAAGCGGGTGAAGCCGGTCTTAACTTCGTAAAACTGGACGGTAACGTTGCCTGTATGGTGAATGGTGCAGGTCTGGCAATGGCTACCATGGATATCATTAAATTATCCGGTGGTAACCCTGCCAACTTCCTGGACGTGGGTGGAACTGCTGATGCTCAAAGAGTACAGACTGCTTTCGGAATTATCCTTAGAGATCCAAACGTAAAGGCGATCCTGATCAATATCTTTGGGGGTATCGTAAGATGCGACAGAGTAGCTCAGGGTGTAGTTGACGCTTATAAAGCGATGGGAAGCCTTCCGGTTCCGTTAATCGTAAGATTGCAGGGAACAAATGCTGTTGAAGCGAAGCAGTTAATCGATGATTCAGGTCTTCCTGTACATTCTGCAATTACTTTAGAAGAAGCAGCCAACAAAGTAAAAGAAGTTTTAGCATAA
- a CDS encoding Gfo/Idh/MocA family oxidoreductase codes for MQLVKVGLCAFGMSGKIFHAPFLKEHPGFFISAVVERSREDSKEKYPDADIYRSVEDMLQSADIELVIVNTPVQTHFEYVKMALEAGKNVIVEKPFTVNVSEAEELVRLAEEKGLFLSVYQNRRFDRDFLQVQKVINENRLGHIKEAEIRFDRFRTTASGKAHKEDPEATGSGALHDLGAHLVDQAVQYFGFPEKLFADVFSMKGKEFANDYFEIILYYENGLRVRLKSSVFSKEAHYAYTVHGDKGSFLQERSDNQENELVTGAVPLYGQDWMNPLSESDGILNYINDHSETERLLTSSEPGNYMNYYQNIYEHMVFGYYLPSPAEEIIQNMKIIEAALESSNAQRVISLG; via the coding sequence ATGCAATTAGTAAAAGTTGGTTTATGTGCTTTCGGGATGAGCGGAAAAATTTTTCATGCTCCATTTTTAAAAGAACATCCCGGATTTTTTATATCTGCAGTTGTAGAGAGAAGCAGGGAAGATTCAAAGGAGAAATATCCCGATGCCGATATCTACCGTTCCGTAGAAGATATGCTTCAGAGCGCAGATATCGAGTTGGTGATTGTAAATACGCCGGTTCAGACTCATTTTGAATATGTAAAAATGGCTTTGGAAGCCGGTAAAAATGTAATTGTTGAAAAACCTTTTACCGTAAATGTTTCTGAAGCGGAGGAGCTTGTACGGCTGGCGGAAGAAAAAGGACTTTTTTTAAGTGTTTATCAGAACAGAAGGTTTGACCGGGACTTTCTGCAGGTTCAGAAAGTAATTAATGAAAATAGACTCGGTCATATTAAAGAAGCTGAGATCCGTTTCGACCGGTTCCGTACAACCGCCAGCGGGAAGGCTCATAAAGAAGATCCGGAAGCTACAGGTTCAGGAGCTCTCCACGATCTGGGAGCACACCTGGTCGATCAGGCCGTACAGTATTTCGGATTCCCAGAAAAGCTATTTGCAGATGTATTCTCCATGAAAGGAAAAGAATTTGCCAATGATTATTTTGAGATTATCCTGTATTATGAAAATGGCTTACGGGTAAGATTAAAATCTTCAGTATTCAGTAAAGAAGCCCATTATGCCTATACCGTTCATGGTGACAAAGGAAGTTTTTTACAGGAAAGAAGTGATAACCAGGAAAATGAACTGGTTACAGGGGCCGTCCCTTTATATGGACAGGACTGGATGAATCCACTGAGTGAATCAGACGGGATCCTGAATTATATCAACGATCATTCAGAAACGGAAAGACTGCTGACCTCCAGTGAACCGGGAAATTACATGAATTATTACCAGAATATCTACGAGCATATGGTATTCGGGTATTATCTGCCTTCACCTGCGGAAGAAATTATTCAGAATATGAAAATTATAGAAGCTGCTTTGGAAAGTTCGAATGCTCAAAGGGTAATAAGCTTGGGTTAG
- a CDS encoding mechanosensitive ion channel family protein — MQKNGLSYIDVVYRVLENWYIKFAELTPKLIVGILVFSFFLITSKYLSLFSVKIFHKLFPKSKKESSLVTLISIFRFVIMLMGTFIALEIMGFSGFLWKFIGSLGVAGVIAGVALKDLVSSIFSGMLIGIDKAFKVGDYITIGTHSGTVQEIGFLTTKIITDDGKKAYIPNQVIFNAPFYNITASPQRKIILNFEIPADEDIYKAQRGVSEVIKNLEDVDRLDTAEVIFTDLKQGTFNLQVKFWMKVGANMVHLKSDALMKIKARLDSDDIQLVTPTSINITNGEGFINENHD, encoded by the coding sequence ATGCAAAAAAATGGTTTAAGCTACATCGATGTCGTCTATAGAGTCCTGGAAAACTGGTATATTAAATTTGCAGAACTTACTCCCAAATTAATCGTAGGGATTTTAGTATTCTCTTTTTTTCTGATCACGAGTAAATATTTAAGTTTATTCTCTGTTAAAATTTTCCACAAACTATTTCCCAAGAGTAAAAAAGAAAGCTCACTGGTCACTTTAATCAGTATTTTCAGGTTTGTCATCATGCTGATGGGCACATTCATAGCCTTGGAAATCATGGGATTCAGCGGTTTTCTGTGGAAATTTATAGGAAGTTTAGGAGTCGCAGGGGTTATTGCCGGTGTTGCCTTAAAAGATTTGGTATCCAGTATATTCTCCGGCATGCTGATTGGCATTGATAAAGCATTTAAGGTGGGGGATTATATTACCATCGGTACCCATTCAGGAACCGTACAGGAAATTGGTTTTTTAACAACCAAGATCATTACTGATGACGGGAAGAAAGCCTACATCCCCAATCAGGTTATTTTCAATGCTCCTTTCTATAATATAACGGCTTCACCTCAACGGAAGATTATTTTAAATTTTGAAATTCCGGCTGATGAGGATATTTACAAAGCTCAGCGGGGTGTTTCAGAGGTTATTAAAAATCTTGAAGATGTAGACCGATTAGATACTGCTGAGGTTATTTTCACAGATTTAAAACAGGGAACATTCAATCTGCAGGTAAAATTCTGGATGAAGGTTGGGGCTAATATGGTTCACTTAAAAAGTGATGCCTTGATGAAGATCAAAGCACGTCTTGACAGCGATGATATTCAGCTGGTAACGCCTACCAGTATCAATATTACAAATGGAGAAGGTTTCATTAACGAAAATCACGATTAA